The genomic stretch GCATCTCGCTCAGCAGATCAAGCGTTTCCCGGTACGATTTCTCCAGGTACACCCGCAGACAGTGCAGCGACACAATCGCGTAGTCGGCGAAGCCGCCACCCCCTTCGGGGGCGGCGACTTCGCCTCGGCCACCGACAGCATTTTTAGCTAACTGAACCGCTTTCTTCGTGAAGCGGGAAATCTTCGACATGGATCATCGGCGGTTTCCCGCTTCATTCCACTAGTTCTGACGGTCGAAGCCGGCGCTGTCCAGCGATTCACCAGAGCCGAATTTACTAATCAAAGCCCGCAAATATCGAGCCACGATCACGATCATGACCACTGATGATCGCACTGTGGTTCATCCGCTGTGATGGGGTTCATCATCACAGTTTCAATCCGCAATTGTCACACCTACTGCGCTCAAATAGACGGTATGAATAGTCAAATCCCGCAACTCGGGGCTGTCATATGAATCGCCGTCGAGCAGATACTGTCGTCGGTGTGCTTCTCGGGTTCGTTCTCCTGGCCGGCGGGGTACTCAGTTGGCGGGCCTATCAACAGCGTCGGGCTATCGAGCAATCGATGGGGTCAATGATGGGTTCATCTATGGGAACGATGCACGGCCCAGACCCCCTCTGGTACGTGGTTGGAACCCTGCTGGTTGCTGGCGTTATCGGTGGCGTCTATTACGTGGTCCGGGGAGAACTCACCGATCCAGAAGTGGCCGACACAACGGCGCCTGTCGATCCTGCACAGACATCGGCGGCAACAGCTACGTCGATGGATGATGACGCTGCACCGGCGACGTCTATCAATCCTGAATCGGACCCCCAAGCACGCGTTCTCGATCTCTTACCGGATGATGAACGACGCGTCCTCGAACCCGTCCTGAACTCCCCCGGAATCACGCAGATTGAACTTCGGGATCGATCTGAGTTCTCGAAGAGTAAAGTAAGCCAGACCGTGAGTTCACTCGAGGAGCGAGGTCTGCTGTATCGGGAACGACAGGGTCGGACCTATCGTGTGTATCCGAGTGATGACCTTCGGCAGCAACAACCGGGAAAATAGTCGCTATCTATCGGGCGCTCTCCCTCTCGAATTCCGTAGGTATGAACGGTCTCCCTCGAGCAAAACGGTTAGAAGATGTTATAGACGTTCTCGAACGTTCTCCTGTATGGATTCACACCCATGTCGATAACTCCCGAGCAGGCCTACGAGTAACCGAGGAGAGAGACAATGACCAACTTCAAACTCGGCCGGTGGCTGCTCGTGGCGCTCGCGATTGTCGGACTCGCGTTCGCCGCACCGGCAGTCAGCGCACACGACAACGCAACGACCGCTGACGACGCGCCTACGGACAATGCCACCGCAGATGAATGGGCCACTTGGATGGAGGCACAGATGACCGAACACATGGGCCCGGGTAGCGTCGAGTGGATGGAGTCGCACATGGGTGTGACCGTCGACGAGATGGCCCAGGACATGGCTGACGGGGAATACCACGACGGGGCTGACGACGGCTACAACGGCGGGATGTACGGGCAGGGCCACTGCTGACGGCTCTGGCCGTTTCGATCGCTCCAATCGAACACCACAACTCACCAACGCAAGATAATGACGCAACTCACCACTCACATCGGACGCACTGCTCGGCGACTCGCGATCCTCGCCGTCCCGCTGCTAGTTGCGGCGACTGGACCGGCTGTTGCCCACGGTAGTGGGAGCTACGGCGGCGGCATGATGGGGGGCGGCTGGGGCCTCTTCGGTGGAGCGATGGGGCTCTGGGGGTTCCTCTGGATGGGGCTCCTCATCGCCGTTCCGCTCTACATTGTCTATGCGCTCCTCAATCGAGGCTCCGGTGGGAACGAAGAGCAGTCGCTGTCGGTTCTCCGTGAGCGCTACGCCCGCGGAGAGCTCTCGGATGACGAATTCGATCGGCGGCGAGAACAGCTCGAACGCACCGGATGACTGGAGCAGCTGCTGTTCCAGCCGATACATCATATTCCCAACGGCCGCCGTTGCGGCACCCAACCGTTAACCCCGTAGACGGGGTATGATACTTCATGGAATACACAATACAGACTTCAGTCACCGGTGAGTTCGACGACGTCGTCGACACGACGATTGCGGCGCTCAAAGACGAAGGATTCGGCGTCCTCTGTGACATCGACGTCCAAGCGACGCTCGAGGAGAAACTCGGCGAGGAGTTTCGACAGTACTGCATCCTCGGTGCGTGCAACCCGGGGCTGGCACACGAGGGCCTGAACGAAGAGATCGAACTCGGCGCACTCCTCCCGTGTAACGTCATTGTCTACGAAACCGACGGCGGCGAGGTCATGGTGAGTGCCGTCGACCCACAACAGCTCGTCGGCATCGCCGACAACGAGGCACTCGACTCGATCGCGAACGAGGTCCACGACCGGTTCGAACGCGTTCTCGCCAGCGTCGCGGACGAACTCGAATCATCGACCGAGATCTGAACCATGACATCATCAAACCAACTCGACACCACAACCATCGTCCTCCTCATCCTCGGGGCGATCATCGTCCTCCCCTTGCTCACGATGGGGATGGGATTCGGCGGGATGATGGGATACGGTGGAATGATGGGTGGATACGGGACGACCAGCGGCTGGTGGCCACTCGTCGGGATGCTCGTCCAGCTGGTCTTCCTCCTCCTCCTGCTCGGTGGCGGATATCTCGTCTTCCGTCGCGTGACGGCATCGCAGTCGTCGCGGAATCCCGCAATGGAGGAGCTGCGTATGGCATACGCCCGCGGAGATCTCACCGAGGAAGAGTTCGAGGCGCGTCGGAACAAGCTCGAACGCTCGGAGTGACGGTCCGACCACCAACCTCCGGCGTTACTCACGTCCGGCCCCTTGGAATCCGAAATCTGTGACCCTCACAGCTTTCGGATGTGAATAGAAGTGTGCTAAAAGCATAAGACCATACTAGCTACTATGACGGAAGTTATCCTGTTCACACAGGAGACTTGTGGAGCGTGCGCAACGCAGCGAGAGAAAAACGAGGGTATCGAAGATGCGTATCCGGATGTCGAGTTCCGGGAGGTCGACATCCAGACCGATCTGGAGACGGCCGAGGAGTACGGTGTCCGAAAGACGCCAACGACGCTCGTGTATGCAAACGGGGAACAGACGGCCGAGTTCATCGGCATCGTCGACCGGGACGAATTGGAGGCTGCCATCGAGAGCGCCGGCCAGCAATCGCCCGGACTCACGAACCGGCTCGCCAGCATCATCCGTGGATAACAGAAGCCAACCAGCTACAATGACAGACTACAGTAGACGCCAGTTCCTGGGAGCGCTCGGTGCTGGCACAGTCGCGAGTGCGGGATTCACCCAACCAGTCGCCGCACAGGAGACGCCCGTCGTGAAGATGGGCAACAACTACTTCGACCCGATCGGGCTCCACGTCGAACCTGGCACGACCGTCCGCTTCGAGATAGCAGCCGGAGCTCACTCGGCGACGGCCTATCCGGACCGCGTTCCCGCCGACGCCACCGCCTTCGACAGCGGGACCATCTCGCAGGGGAGCTTCGAGCACACGTTCGAGGTGCCCGGAACGTACGACTACTACTGCATCCCTCACAAGACGGTCGGCATGGTCGGTCGCATCGTCGTTGGTAGCCCTGGCGGTCCAGCTGAAGACAGCCCGATCCCGGACGGCGAGGTCCCAGACAGCGAAACGATCGTCCAGAACGGCGCCGTTGCCGTCGGCTCGGACGTCGACGGCAGTGGGAGTACCGATGGCGGAATGATGGGTCCAGGGATGATGCACGGCCGGAACGGTGGATGGTTCGGTGGGCTGCCGTTCGTCGGCGGGGCACTCGGGATGCTGGGGCTGGTCGGCGGCTTCCTCTACTGGGCAATGGGTCGAGGCGATGCACCTCCAGAGAGTGACGATTCCGCTATGGAAACCCTCCAACGTCGTTACGCACGAGGCGAGATCGACGAAGAAGAGTTCCAGAAGCGTCGTGAACGGTTGGAGACTGGGAGTGAAGACCCATCTCGGTAAGGCGCGGTGTCGTCGCCATTTCTACACGCCTGAGGTCCCTCGCTCAGGAGTCCTTCGAAGACCTGTTCCTACGCCGCGGCACTTCTCCGCGGAACGTAAGCCGCACTCATCGGTGCCCAGAGAACGAGGAACACAGCAGCAACCAGAGTCCACCGAACCGTTTGCCCGATCAGACGGTCGTAGTGAAATCCGAGTCAAACTATCCAATTGAGCGAAGCTGGATATAGTGCTGTTTGGGTCTTCTCCCCTACAGTTACCGGAGTAAGTAGTCTACTGGCCTGATCTTACTTCTCCTGTGTAATTCGGTAGTAGACGCCGATTGTGAGGACAGCTACGAGGAGGAGGTATCCAGTAGCCCACACCAATGAGAGAGTCGTATCTACGTCCGTTGTGAGTCCGGTATCGACCATCACACGGACGGGCCAATAGCCGGGGAGTAGTTTCATCCACCATTCGGGCTCGGACTGGATGAACAGCGGATCCTGGAAGAGTCCGATATCGAGCATCGGGAGAATCAGCATTAGCCACATCCCGGCTAGGCGGTCGAAAACGGCCCCGACGAGCATCCCGATGAGACCATACGTGACCGAGACGACGAGCATCGCTGCGACGAACCACCAGAGATGCTCAGGCTGGAAATCGACGAGCATCACGCCGACTGAGACGCCGGTAACGATGAGAGTGATTGCTGCGAGGACCCCAAACCGGGCAGTGATTACCTGTCGTGCACGATAGCCGGCGACTGCCAGACGACCGTCTGTGTCTTTGGCTTCTCGCATCAGGAACAACCCGGCGAGTCCCGCGATGAGGGCGCTCGTAATCGGCGTCATAATCACGCCGTGGACCTCAGGCATCCCTCGCATGACCGTCACCGTCTCACCGTCGACGAGCGTCCGAACCGGCATCTCGACGTCCTGGGTGACTGCGAACGCCAACGTGATGAACGAGACCGGTAGGACGACCAGTAGAGCGACGAGGACGTAGTTTCGCGCCTGTTCTTTGATGCCGATTGTGAACGCCGTTGTCGTACGACTCATGCGGACCACCCACCACTGGTGCGCATCGTCACTCCGAACACTGCGGTGACGAGTACAAGCAGGACTAGCAGGTATCCGGCGACGAAGCCGAGATCACCCGTCGTATATGTGCCTTGGAACATCGCCTCCTGAAGGAGTTCCTTTGGATGATAGAGCGGGAAGTATTCCACGAACTCGGGAACGTCGGCGGCCAGCGGACTGTCGCCACTGAGGAACGCATCCATCATTGCAAGGAACACCACGACGAGCGAGCCTTCGAACAGTCGTGGAAGGAGCGCCCCGACGAGTGCGCCAAGAAACGCATAGACGAGGCCGGCAAGTACGAGGAATACGAACGTCAGGACAGGGGCTCCCGGTGAAATCGTCAGCCAGAGAACGCCGTAGTTTACGGCAGCCACGACAACGGTCACTCCTCCGAGCGCCGCTAATCGAGTCGCAAGCAGTGTTCGGGGTGGATAGCCTGTCTGAACGAGTCGCCGATCGGCTGCACGCGCACTAATCATCTGCGCGAGTCCCATCAGGCCGGCAATGATGGCGACCCCGAATATCGCTCCGAGAAGGCGACCTAGCTCGATCGGAATCGCCTCGACCGTCGGCATACTTGGTAACCCAGCCATTGCTTGTCCCCAGCCTTCGATAACGACAATCGGAAGGAGAAGTGCTAGGACAACATTCAGGGGGGTTCTGAGGAAGGTGGAGACGTTCGCCCGAATCCCCGTCCAAACCCTATTCATCGGTCTCTTCCCCCCGTTCACTGGCCGTTGCATCAGTCTCGCCTTCCTGGTCAGTCACGTCGTAGACCTGTCCGTCACGAACCTCATAGATGCGGTCGAGACGACTTTGCTCTTCGATCAGGTGTGAAATCATCGTG from Halobacterium hubeiense encodes the following:
- a CDS encoding plastocyanin/azurin family copper-binding protein, with protein sequence MTDYSRRQFLGALGAGTVASAGFTQPVAAQETPVVKMGNNYFDPIGLHVEPGTTVRFEIAAGAHSATAYPDRVPADATAFDSGTISQGSFEHTFEVPGTYDYYCIPHKTVGMVGRIVVGSPGGPAEDSPIPDGEVPDSETIVQNGAVAVGSDVDGSGSTDGGMMGPGMMHGRNGGWFGGLPFVGGALGMLGLVGGFLYWAMGRGDAPPESDDSAMETLQRRYARGEIDEEEFQKRRERLETGSEDPSR
- a CDS encoding DUF302 domain-containing protein, whose amino-acid sequence is MEYTIQTSVTGEFDDVVDTTIAALKDEGFGVLCDIDVQATLEEKLGEEFRQYCILGACNPGLAHEGLNEEIELGALLPCNVIVYETDGGEVMVSAVDPQQLVGIADNEALDSIANEVHDRFERVLASVADELESSTEI
- a CDS encoding ABC transporter permease encodes the protein MPTVEAIPIELGRLLGAIFGVAIIAGLMGLAQMISARAADRRLVQTGYPPRTLLATRLAALGGVTVVVAAVNYGVLWLTISPGAPVLTFVFLVLAGLVYAFLGALVGALLPRLFEGSLVVVFLAMMDAFLSGDSPLAADVPEFVEYFPLYHPKELLQEAMFQGTYTTGDLGFVAGYLLVLLVLVTAVFGVTMRTSGGWSA
- a CDS encoding helix-turn-helix transcriptional regulator, coding for MNRRRADTVVGVLLGFVLLAGGVLSWRAYQQRRAIEQSMGSMMGSSMGTMHGPDPLWYVVGTLLVAGVIGGVYYVVRGELTDPEVADTTAPVDPAQTSAATATSMDDDAAPATSINPESDPQARVLDLLPDDERRVLEPVLNSPGITQIELRDRSEFSKSKVSQTVSSLEERGLLYRERQGRTYRVYPSDDLRQQQPGK
- a CDS encoding ABC transporter permease — translated: MSRTTTAFTIGIKEQARNYVLVALLVVLPVSFITLAFAVTQDVEMPVRTLVDGETVTVMRGMPEVHGVIMTPITSALIAGLAGLFLMREAKDTDGRLAVAGYRARQVITARFGVLAAITLIVTGVSVGVMLVDFQPEHLWWFVAAMLVVSVTYGLIGMLVGAVFDRLAGMWLMLILPMLDIGLFQDPLFIQSEPEWWMKLLPGYWPVRVMVDTGLTTDVDTTLSLVWATGYLLLVAVLTIGVYYRITQEK
- a CDS encoding thioredoxin family protein → MTEVILFTQETCGACATQREKNEGIEDAYPDVEFREVDIQTDLETAEEYGVRKTPTTLVYANGEQTAEFIGIVDRDELEAAIESAGQQSPGLTNRLASIIRG
- a CDS encoding SHOCT domain-containing protein, which gives rise to MTSSNQLDTTTIVLLILGAIIVLPLLTMGMGFGGMMGYGGMMGGYGTTSGWWPLVGMLVQLVFLLLLLGGGYLVFRRVTASQSSRNPAMEELRMAYARGDLTEEEFEARRNKLERSE
- a CDS encoding SHOCT domain-containing protein codes for the protein MTQLTTHIGRTARRLAILAVPLLVAATGPAVAHGSGSYGGGMMGGGWGLFGGAMGLWGFLWMGLLIAVPLYIVYALLNRGSGGNEEQSLSVLRERYARGELSDDEFDRRREQLERTG